A window from Megalobrama amblycephala isolate DHTTF-2021 linkage group LG9, ASM1881202v1, whole genome shotgun sequence encodes these proteins:
- the parp10 gene encoding LOW QUALITY PROTEIN: protein mono-ADP-ribosyltransferase PARP10 (The sequence of the model RefSeq protein was modified relative to this genomic sequence to represent the inferred CDS: inserted 1 base in 1 codon) → MMANNSLVERSLEIIDIPDELDDDFLSLYFENKRRSGGGNVVSLERRGNQALVVFEDAETAARVVSKSHVLHNITLTLRRKPPKDPGKLLLRGLNPHTSLDHVELYLENITRMTFETDFTLYPSPNKDLVLVHFKKPLSKDFQMLSDEVSKKCLNGAKVTLEQVESTDSVLVSNLSPAHTEDVLELYFGSSRGGGADVLGVSMLANGCAKVSFKDVKSVDCILQKSHNLEGTDLVVEPYFDFLHAVVDQSSVSAQDGQGTLTDGMNQNDTVSSQSPTVSDPTANTTSRHSASLTVNITSLANKTTASAPEPAVQKECVSFISVPDATKHQLLSLSKLPENLTKAHPKFDVSLAKDGVQIKGPDQIVVERLKNKVLEFLTGVAQDHLTYDKLKAEFLKREDVKKXLNLSLKDLPSIYTVSDCMVTVTSSSRSAVKQARDLIESQIAEFTVPMAKEYESVLFSNDWSDFLVSLDFCCAKVSDIDGGITVVTLTGMEKDKQEKIVEFLSTPHQKEIVLSMEPGMLKFLQLHHQGLLADMGEVILFPLETGDGLSIQGDSNVCQSAEELLSAIIGTVLTKNIVVKQPGISRFLLEEEGVSILAEMTAKFEVYIDMAKVHWEPLEDDDILELASKMTPCQNFQRSSSGNFIQDFNAGVPNSSNSTDARTSARIEEAKKFLAVIGSDLNPQPSSLGSTDIESQDLYSDQSQDTLAVAEDEADPPRSLQTLDRQSSSTQMDPCSLDEDASLLLAIQLSMESNQRSDTADIQKALELSRSDSMPAEENKQLERAFEMSLQDAINSSNTAEIFVYANYTHDLVRVDIALGKKVGLRQCEEKVENRNLRKLSSHLKRCIELIKRKHAVEISIQGTTAVVSGFKDYVSEAVIDLKNVLRRTANMMNDAEILKAIQWVWYEQGSSKAIPYPPEATVLIENAWMMKQKKIDILFNNQPYSIDLEKMEEHSLASGKSVPIKRKMLSTQDLYTDATDEDYSLLSSMPEVSTVDVDSDEFQEVVKEFYDTLQDNHNKIKIIKVEKLMNKLLNDQYRLKKASIERSSSEPQVERTLYHGTSETSVKEICIHGFNRSFCGKNATVYGQGVYFAVNAALSVSDTYSPPNADGHKFIFVAKVLTGEFTVGKHEMKTAPLKENSAIPVRYHSVTDHINSPTLFVIFNDTQAYPQYLITCKKIYS, encoded by the exons AT GATGGCTAATAACAGCCTGGTGGAGCGGAGTTTAGAAATTATTGATATTCCTGATGAGTTGGACGATGACTTTCTATCTCTCTACTTTGAGAACAAGCGACGCTCTGGAGGAGGGAACGTGGTCTCTTTGGAGAGACGTGGAAATCAAGCGTTGGTAGTTTTTGAAGATGCAGAGA CTGCTGCGAGAGTTGTCTCCAAGTCCCATGTCCTCCACAATATCACACTGACACTGCGAAGGAAACCACCAAAAGACCCTGGAAAACTGCTGCTCAGAGGGCTCAATCCACACACTTCCCTGGACCATGTGGAACTTTATTTGGAAAACATTACTAGAATGACCTTTGAAACAGACTTCACCTTGTATCCATCTCCAAACAAGGACCTGGTTCtagtacactttaaaaaacCCTTGTCTAAAG ATTTTCAGATGCTTAGTGATGAAGTTTCCAAGAAGTGTCTAAATGGAGCAAAGGTCACTCTGGAGCAGGTAGAATCTACAGACTCAGTTTTGGTGTCCAATCTGTCTCCTGCCCACACTGAGGATGTGCTGGAGCTCTACTTTGGGAGTAGTCGTGGTGGAGGGGCGGATGTTCTCGGAGTTAGCATGCTGGCTAACGGATGTGCTAAAGTTTCTTTCAAGGATGTGAAAT CCGTGGACTGCATTCTCCAAAAATCCCATAATTTGGAAGGTACAGATTTAGTAGTCGAGCCGTACTTTGACTTCCTGCATGCTGTGGTCGATCAGTCGTCTGTGAGCGCTCAAGATGGACAGGGAACATTAACGGATGGGATGAACCAAAATGACACGGTCTCATCCCAAAGTCCTACTGTTTCTGACCCAACGGCGAACACCACGTCAAGACACAGTGCTTCTCTCACGGTCAACATCACAAGTTTAGCAAATAAAACTACTGCGTCTGCTCCTGAGCCAGCTGTCCAGAAGGAATGTGTTAGCTTTATATCAGTGCCTGATGCCACCAAACATCAGCTGCTCAGTTTGAGTAAATTGCCTGAGAACCTCACAAAGGCTCACCCCAAATTTGATGTCAGTCTAGCAAAAGATGGCGTCCAAATCAAAGGTCCTGACCAAATTGTGGTTGAAAGACTTAAGAACAAAGTTCTGGAATTCCTGACTGGTGTTGCGCAGGACCACCTGACATATGACAAACTCAAAGCTGAGTTTCTTAAAAGGGAGGATGTTAAAA GGTTAAATTTGTCTTTGAAAGATTTACCATCAATCTACACTGTGTCAGACTGTATGGTCACTGTAACATCTTCATCTCGTAGCGCAGTCAAACAGGCCCGAGACCTGATAGAGTCCCAGATAGCAGAGTTTACTGTGCCGATGGCCAAAGAATACGAGAGTGTGCTCTTCTCAAATGATTGGTCTGACTTTCTGGTGTCTCTGGACTTCTGCTGTGCCAAAGTATCCGACATTGATGGAGGGATTACTGTGGTTACCCTGACAGGGATGGAAAAGGACAAACAAGAGAAGATCGTTGAGTTTCTTAGCACACCACATCAGAAGGAGATTGTCCTGTCTATGGAACCAGGAATGCTCAAATTCCTGCAACTTCATCATCAAGGTCTACTTGCAGACATGGGAGAGGTCATCTTATTCCCACTGGAGACTGGAGATGGATTGAGT ATTCAAGGAGATTCGAATGTGTGCCAGTCAGCGGAGGAATTATTAAGTGCTATTATTGGCACAGTCCTTACAAAGAACATTGTGGTCAAGCAGCCTGGCATTTCTCGCTTCCTGCTGGAGGAGGAGGGTGTCAGCATACTTGCAGAGATGACAGCCAAATTCGAGGTCTACATAGACATGGCGAAAGTGCACTGGGAGCCTCTAGAAGACGAT GACATATTGGAGCTGGCATCGAAAATGACACCCTGTCAAAACTTCCAGAGAAGTTCCTCTGGAAATTTCATCCAGGACTTCAATGCTGGAGTACCGAATAGCAGCAACTCTACTGATGCACGTACTTCAG CTCGTATTGAAGAAGCTAAGAAATTCTTGGCAGTTATTGGCAGTGATTTGAACCCCCAGCCTTCTAGTTTAGGATCCACAGACATAGAATCTCAAGATCTGTATTCAGACCAGAGCCAAGATACCTTAGCAGTGGCAGAAGATGAGGCCGACCCACCTCGTTCACTGCAGACCCTTGACCGCCAGAGCTCCTCTACACAGATGGACCCCTGCAGTCTAGATGAAGACGCAAGCCTCTTGTTGGCGATTCAGCTGTCTATGGAGAGCAACCAGAGATCGGACACAGCGGACATCCAGAAGGCTCTAGAACTTTCCAGGAGCGACTCCATGCCAGCCGAGGAGAACAAACAACTGGAGAGAGCATTTGAAATGTCATTGCAGGATGCCATCAATTCATCCAACACAGCCGAGATCTTCGTATATGCTAACTACACCCATGATCTTGTAAGGGTGGACATTGCATTGGGCAAGAAGGTTGGATTGAGGCAGTGTGAGGAGAAGGTCGAGAACAGAAACCTGAGGAAACTCTCCTCCCATCTGAAGCGATGCATAGAGCTCATTAAGAGGAAGCATGCTGTAGAAATCAGCATCCAGGGCACCACCGCCGTCGTCTCTGGCTTTAAAGATTATGTCTCTGAGGCCGTGATTGACCTAAAAAATGTCCTGAGAAGGACAGCGAACATGATGAACGATGCTGAAATCTTAAAGGCCATACAGTGGGTGTGGTATGAGCAGGGGTCCTCTAAGGCGATACCGTACCCACCAGAAGCCACTGTCCTCATCGAGAATGCTTGGATGATGAAGCAGAAGAAGATTGATATTCTGTTCAACAATCAGCCATACAGCATTGACCTTGAGAAGATGGAAGAGCATAGTTTGGCATCCGGAAAGTCTGTGCCTATTAAACGGAAAATGCTAAGCACACAGGACTTGTACACGGATGCTACAG atgAAGATTACAGTCTGCTGTCCAGCATGCCTGAAGTGTCTACAGTGGATGTAGATTCTGATGAATTTCAAGAGGTGGTCAAAGAGTTCTATGACACCCTTCAGGACAAccacaacaaaatcaaaatcATTAAG gtcgaGAAGCTCATGAATAAACTTCTGAATGACCAGTACAGGCTGAAAAAGGCCAGTATTGAACGGAGCTCCTCAGAGCCGCAGGTGGAACGCACCCTTTACCACGGCACCAGTgaaaccagtgtgaaagagataTGCATTCATGGCTTCAACAGGAGCTTCTGTGGAAAAAATG CGACTGTGTATGGTCAGGGTGTGTACTTTGCGGTAAATGCCGCGCTCTCTGTGTCAGACACCTACTCCCCACCCAATGCGGACGGTCACAAGTTTATTTTCGTGGCCAAAGTTCTCACCGGAGAGTTCACCGTGGGCAAACACGAGATGAAAACAGCTCCGCTCAAGGAGAATTCTGCCATACCGGTCAGATACCACAGCGTGACAGATCATATCAACTCCCCGACTTTATTTGTCATCTTCAATGACACACAGGCTTATCCACAATACCTTATCACCTGCAAGAAGATCTACAGTTAA
- the polr2k gene encoding DNA-directed RNA polymerases I, II, and III subunit RPABC4 translates to MDPQKDIQPPKQQPMIYICGECHTENEIKARDPIRCRECGYRIMYKKRTKRLVVFDAR, encoded by the exons ATGGATCCCCAGAAAGACATTCAGCCTCCCAAACAACAGCCAATGATCTACATTTGTGGAG AGTGTCACACAGAAAATGAGATCAAAGCAAGAGACCCCATCAGATGCAGAGAATGTGGATACAGGATCATGTACAAGAAAAGGACCAAAAGAT TGGTCGTATTCGATGCCCGATGA
- the spag1a gene encoding sperm-associated antigen 1A, protein MGNSQKKAPGHGEGGGPHSQPGTPGRRRSHGNNTANSKEVQGKNTAANGSLPADKSQDEPQGSSPAISGTAGESCNLDAPCGALPPPLARLKNEGNMLFKNGQFGDALEKYTQAIDGCIEAGIDSPEDLCILYSNRAACYLKDGNSTDCIQDCTRSLELHPFSLKPLLRRAMAYESLERYRMAYVDYKTVLQIDISVQSAHDSVHRITKMLIEQDGPDWREKLPEIPMVPLSAQQHRKDEPSAEVLQARAARAEQEKARKAEARFTLLKQEGNELVKNSQFQSAVEKYSECLAIKPNESAIYTNRALCYLKLDCFAEAKQDCDSALQIEPNNKKAFYRRALAHKGLKDYLSASTDLQEVLQLDPNVQEAEQELELVTNLLRESLVANAQG, encoded by the exons ATGGGGAATTCACAGAAGAAGGCCCCCGGTCACGGAGAGGGAGGGGGCCCGCACTCTCAACCTGGGACCCCGGGGCGCAGGAGGAGCCATGGAAACAACACAGCCAACTCAAAGGAAGTCCAAGGGAAGAACACGGCAGCGAATGGCTCCCTTCCAGCCGACAAGAGCCAGGATGAGCCTCAGGGCTCTAGTCCTGCGATCAGTGGCACTGCTGGGGAGAGCTGTAATCTGGACGCCCCGTGTGGGGCCCTTCCTCCTCCACTGGCCAGGCTCAAAAATGAGGGCAATATGTTGTTCAAAAATGGACAGTTTGGGGACGCGCTGGAGAAATACACACAGGCCATCGATGGGTGTATAGAAGCTG GTATTGACAGCCCAGAGGATCTTTGTATTCTGTACTCCAATAGAGCTGCATGCTACCTCAAAGATGGAAACAGCACAGACTGCATTCAGGACTGCACCAG GTCCCTCGAGCTCCACCCCTTCTCCCTGAAGCCCCTCCTCCGGCGAGCTATGGCGTATGAATCTCTGGAGCGTTACAGGATGGCGTATGTGGATTATAAGACAGTACTGCAGATAGACATCAGTGTGCAGTCGGCTCATGACAGTGTGCACAG AATCACTAAAATGCTGATAGAGCAGGATGGTCCTGATTGGCGAGAGAAGCTTCCAGAGATTCCAATGGTTCCGCTTTCTGCCCAGCAGCACCGTAAAGATGAACCCAGTGCAGAGGTTCTGCAGGCCCGCGCAGCCAGAGCAGAACAGGAGAAGG CCAGAAAAGCAGAGGCTCGATTCACATTGCTGAAGCAAGAAGGAAATGAACTGGTGAAGAACAGCCAGTTTCAAAGTGCTGTGGAGAAATACAGCGAGTGTCTGGCCATCAAACCCAATGAATCTGCCATCTACACCAACAG AGCTCTGTGCTATCTCAAGCTGGATTGTTTCGCAGAAGCCAAACAGGACTGTGATTCTGCACTCCAGATCGAGCCAAACAATAAGAAAGCGTTTTACAGACGGGCACTGGCACACAAAGGCTTGAAG GACTACCTGTCAGCCAGCACTGATTTACAGGAAGTACTGCAGTTGGATCCAAACGTGCAGGAGGCCGAGCAGGAGCTGGAGCTGGTGACTAATCTGCTAAGAGAAAGTCTAGTGGCTAATGCCCAAG